A single genomic interval of Brevibacillus brevis harbors:
- a CDS encoding sugar phosphate nucleotidyltransferase — protein sequence MKGIILAGGTGTRLFPLTKVTNKHLLPVGKYPMIYHAIYKLKQAGITDILIVTGREHMGDVVNLLGSGYEFEVSFTYKVQDQAGGIAQALGLAKDFVGDDLMTVILGDNVFQDDISPFVQNYIQQGGGAKILLQQVPDPKRYGVAELYGNQIVSIEEKPQEPKSEYAVTGIYMFDSSVFDIIQTLKPSGRGELEITDVNNEYIVRKQLTYDILNGWWTDAGTHPSLQKANQLAYELNFGECFGILK from the coding sequence ATGAAAGGCATTATTCTAGCAGGTGGAACAGGAACACGTCTTTTTCCTCTAACCAAAGTAACCAATAAACACTTACTACCAGTTGGTAAATACCCGATGATTTACCACGCCATCTATAAATTAAAACAGGCGGGAATTACCGACATTCTCATTGTTACGGGTAGAGAACATATGGGGGACGTCGTAAATTTGTTAGGCAGCGGTTACGAGTTTGAGGTTTCGTTTACATACAAGGTACAGGATCAGGCTGGGGGAATCGCTCAGGCTTTGGGCCTGGCAAAGGATTTTGTAGGGGATGACCTGATGACGGTTATTCTTGGGGATAACGTGTTCCAAGATGATATTTCTCCGTTTGTTCAAAACTATATCCAACAAGGTGGCGGAGCGAAGATTTTGCTGCAACAAGTTCCAGACCCAAAAAGATACGGTGTAGCTGAATTGTACGGTAACCAGATCGTATCTATTGAAGAGAAGCCCCAAGAACCAAAGAGTGAGTATGCGGTCACAGGTATTTATATGTTCGACTCTAGCGTGTTTGATATTATTCAAACATTAAAACCGTCAGGACGTGGAGAGTTAGAGATTACAGATGTGAACAACGAATATATCGTCAGAAAACAATTGACCTATGATATCCTAAATGGATGGTGGACGGATGCAGGAACCCACCCTTCTTTGCAAAAAGCGAATCAACTAGCATATGAGCTAAATTTTGGGGAGTGCTTTGGTATTTTGAAATAA
- a CDS encoding flagellar protein FliT yields MEQRMDELLGNLYEKTQSLALLVEKKDSDVDQWMGYLDEREQLMQDIQALVQEGFIFTADQKEQLLQMSEINARILPQMDLRKQELTQKIGNIQQNKAVRQFYNSEGPSGYGAFFDQKK; encoded by the coding sequence ATGGAGCAAAGAATGGACGAACTGTTGGGGAATTTGTATGAGAAGACGCAATCCCTTGCTCTGTTGGTAGAGAAAAAAGATTCAGATGTTGATCAATGGATGGGCTACCTTGACGAACGAGAGCAGCTTATGCAAGATATCCAAGCACTCGTCCAAGAAGGGTTCATTTTTACCGCGGATCAAAAGGAACAACTTCTTCAAATGAGTGAGATTAACGCGAGAATCTTGCCACAGATGGATCTTCGTAAACAGGAATTGACGCAGAAGATTGGAAATATCCAGCAGAATAAAGCTGTCCGACAGTTTTATAACAGTGAAGGACCTTCTGGATATGGAGCCTTTTTTGATCAAAAGAAATAG
- the fliS gene encoding flagellar export chaperone FliS, whose product MLQNAAQTYQTNQVTTATPSELTLMLYNGAIKFLKQAKSSLEERNYAKAHEFCLKVQNILYELMSSLKKEYPISYEFDKMYDYMLRRTVEANMRKDVEILSEVEDLFIQFRDTWKEAMVLAKNQG is encoded by the coding sequence ATGTTACAAAATGCGGCACAGACATACCAGACGAATCAGGTAACGACCGCTACTCCTTCTGAGTTGACATTGATGTTGTACAATGGAGCAATCAAATTTTTAAAACAAGCAAAATCATCTTTGGAAGAACGTAACTATGCAAAAGCCCATGAATTTTGCTTGAAAGTCCAAAATATCTTGTATGAATTGATGTCTTCACTGAAAAAAGAGTATCCTATTTCTTATGAGTTTGACAAAATGTACGATTACATGTTGCGTAGAACAGTGGAAGCAAACATGAGAAAAGACGTAGAGATTTTGAGCGAAGTCGAGGATCTATTCATTCAGTTCCGTGATACCTGGAAAGAAGCCATGGTATTGGCGAAAAACCAGGGATGA